Proteins encoded together in one Rubripirellula reticaptiva window:
- a CDS encoding PDZ domain-containing protein, with amino-acid sequence MDQFGVRDPQLRADARTPEIPALRNISSDPKSIVYDWLGGKIRNIEGAEYSVWSISPEIGGVMVLFTPGYREFGAAGLRNGDLINTCNNQMVKSVDDLARIINEAPADQSLSLQFRREGSRGNKVGFAERPPVPELP; translated from the coding sequence ATGGATCAGTTTGGTGTGCGTGATCCGCAGTTACGTGCCGATGCACGAACCCCGGAGATTCCAGCACTACGAAATATTTCGAGTGATCCCAAGTCCATCGTGTACGACTGGCTCGGAGGAAAAATTCGCAATATTGAAGGTGCAGAGTATTCCGTCTGGAGTATCTCGCCAGAAATTGGTGGCGTGATGGTGCTCTTTACTCCCGGGTATCGGGAATTCGGTGCTGCTGGATTGCGCAATGGTGATTTGATCAACACGTGCAATAACCAAATGGTTAAGAGCGTTGATGATTTAGCCAGGATCATCAACGAGGCACCAGCCGATCAATCGCTATCTCTTCAGTTTCGGCGCGAAGGCAGTCGAGGTAACAAGGTTGGATTCGCTGAGCGTCCCCCAGTGCCGGAACTTCCTTAG